From Candidatus Hydrogenedentota bacterium, the proteins below share one genomic window:
- a CDS encoding YgiQ family radical SAM protein has translation MSRAEMKALGWDELDVLLVSGDAYVDHPSFGTALIGRWLQFNGYRVGIVAQPRWNIPEDIMRLGRPRLFAGVTAGALDSLLAHYTAFRKLRHDDAYTPGNRHGARPNRACIVYTGLVRQAFPGLPVVLGGVEASLRRAVHYDFWTDKMRRSLLLDSKADLLVYGMGERAVLEAARRLENTPEGVKPAEALRGIPGTAFAVSKLDGILPDGEEPVTLPGLAEITADPKALMTATLALERQVHQGTRWAVQDNGGRQVVFTPPAAPLDTAEMDALHGMPFTRRQHPLHREPVPAARMIQFSITAHRGCAGGCTFCSITLHQGRQIQSRSAASLLDEARTLTRHPDWAGSISDVGGPTANMWGARCALGPASCRRTDCLTPKVCPHFKTDDAGLVGLLRDMAELDGVRHLRVASGVRYDLDGGDGVYLRALVNEFVGGQLKVAPEHTSDKVLRLMRKPAFQRFEAFLELFAAASCEAGREQYVIPYLISAFPGCTDDDMRGLAAWLKQRGWRPRQVQCFIPTPGTVATAMYHAGIDPKGTPLPVARTDAERIRQHRILMPLESGEPREMG, from the coding sequence ATGTCCCGCGCGGAAATGAAGGCGCTGGGCTGGGATGAGCTGGACGTGCTGCTCGTGTCCGGCGACGCCTATGTGGACCACCCCTCCTTCGGCACGGCCCTCATCGGGCGCTGGCTCCAGTTTAACGGCTACCGCGTGGGCATTGTGGCGCAGCCCCGCTGGAACATACCGGAGGACATCATGCGCCTCGGCAGGCCCCGCCTTTTCGCGGGGGTCACGGCGGGCGCCCTGGACTCGCTGCTGGCGCACTACACCGCCTTCCGCAAACTGCGCCACGACGACGCCTACACGCCGGGAAACCGCCACGGCGCGCGGCCAAACCGCGCCTGCATCGTCTACACCGGCCTGGTGCGCCAGGCCTTCCCCGGCCTGCCCGTGGTGCTCGGCGGCGTCGAAGCCTCCCTGCGCCGCGCCGTCCACTACGACTTCTGGACGGACAAAATGCGGCGCTCCCTCCTGCTGGACAGCAAGGCGGACCTGCTGGTCTACGGCATGGGCGAGCGGGCCGTGCTGGAGGCGGCGCGCCGCCTGGAAAACACCCCGGAGGGCGTGAAACCCGCCGAGGCGCTGCGCGGAATCCCGGGCACGGCCTTCGCCGTGTCCAAACTGGACGGCATCCTCCCCGACGGGGAGGAGCCGGTGACACTGCCGGGACTCGCGGAAATCACGGCGGACCCGAAGGCCCTCATGACCGCCACACTCGCCCTCGAGCGGCAGGTGCACCAGGGGACCCGCTGGGCCGTGCAGGACAACGGCGGGCGGCAGGTGGTCTTCACGCCGCCCGCCGCGCCGCTGGACACGGCGGAAATGGACGCGCTCCACGGGATGCCCTTTACCCGCCGCCAGCACCCCCTGCACCGGGAGCCCGTCCCGGCGGCCCGCATGATCCAGTTCAGCATCACGGCGCACAGGGGCTGCGCCGGGGGCTGCACCTTCTGCTCCATCACCCTGCACCAGGGGCGGCAAATCCAGTCGCGCAGCGCGGCGTCGCTCCTGGACGAGGCCCGGACCCTCACCCGCCACCCCGACTGGGCGGGTAGCATCAGCGACGTGGGCGGGCCCACGGCCAACATGTGGGGCGCGCGCTGCGCCCTGGGTCCGGCGTCGTGCCGCCGCACGGACTGCCTCACGCCGAAGGTCTGCCCGCACTTCAAAACGGACGACGCCGGGCTGGTGGGGCTGCTGCGGGACATGGCCGAACTGGACGGCGTGCGCCACCTGCGCGTCGCCAGCGGCGTGCGCTACGACCTGGACGGCGGGGACGGCGTTTATCTGCGCGCACTGGTGAACGAGTTTGTCGGCGGCCAGTTAAAGGTGGCCCCGGAGCACACCAGCGACAAGGTGCTGCGCCTCATGCGTAAGCCCGCGTTCCAGCGCTTCGAGGCGTTTCTGGAACTCTTCGCCGCGGCCTCCTGCGAGGCGGGCCGCGAGCAGTATGTCATCCCCTACCTCATCAGCGCCTTTCCCGGCTGCACCGACGACGACATGCGCGGGCTGGCCGCGTGGCTTAAACAGCGCGGCTGGCGGCCCCGCCAGGTGCAGTGTTTCATCCCCACCCCCGGCACGGTGGCCACCGCCATGTACCATGCGGGCATTGACCCGAAGGGAACCCCCCTTCCCGTGGCCCGCACCGACGCCGAACGCATCCGCCAGCACCGCATCCTCATGCCCCTCGAAAGCGGCGAGCCGCGCGAGATGGGCTGA
- a CDS encoding NADH:ubiquinone reductase (Na(+)-transporting) subunit F has protein sequence MITIVMGVIAFCTVILALVAVLLAAKSKLVASGDVKILINDDESKALVTPAGSTLLNTLAANKIFVPSACGGKGSCGVCKVKVHEGGGSLLPTEAGHVNRGEAREGTRLSCQVKVKNNLKIEIPPEIFEVRKWRCKVRSNHNVATFIKELVLELPEGESVPFRAGGYIQIERPAGTVHYRDFDVESEYRDAWDAFKLWDLNSTAEENVVRAYSMANYPEEYGIIMLNVRIATPPPRTQGIPPGLMSSYIFSLKPGDEATISGPFGEFFAKETEREMCFIGGGAGMAPMRSHIFDQFRRLKTKRKATFWYGARSLREMFYVEDFDSIAAENPNFTWHTALSEPMPEDNWTGLTGFIHQVLHDEYLSKHKAPEDIEYYLCGPPMMLSACTNMLHSLGVEDDMIAYDDFG, from the coding sequence ATGATTACGATTGTCATGGGTGTGATAGCGTTCTGCACCGTGATTCTCGCGCTGGTCGCCGTGCTGCTGGCGGCCAAGTCGAAACTGGTGGCGTCGGGTGACGTGAAAATCCTCATCAACGACGACGAGTCGAAGGCGCTGGTGACCCCCGCCGGGAGCACCCTGCTCAACACCCTCGCGGCGAACAAGATATTCGTCCCCTCCGCCTGCGGCGGCAAGGGTTCCTGCGGCGTGTGCAAGGTGAAGGTGCACGAGGGGGGCGGCTCGCTGCTGCCGACCGAGGCGGGGCACGTCAACCGGGGCGAGGCCCGGGAGGGCACACGCCTGTCCTGCCAGGTGAAGGTGAAGAACAACCTGAAGATCGAGATACCGCCGGAGATTTTCGAGGTCCGGAAATGGCGCTGCAAGGTGCGGTCGAACCACAACGTCGCCACGTTCATCAAGGAGCTGGTGCTGGAGCTTCCCGAGGGCGAGAGCGTTCCGTTCCGCGCGGGCGGCTACATCCAGATCGAGCGCCCCGCCGGGACGGTCCACTACAGGGACTTTGACGTCGAGTCCGAGTACCGGGACGCCTGGGACGCCTTCAAGCTCTGGGACCTCAACTCGACGGCCGAGGAGAACGTCGTCCGCGCCTACTCGATGGCGAACTATCCCGAGGAGTACGGCATCATCATGCTGAACGTGCGCATCGCCACGCCGCCGCCGCGCACGCAGGGCATCCCGCCGGGGCTGATGTCGTCGTACATCTTCTCGCTGAAGCCCGGCGACGAGGCCACCATATCCGGCCCCTTCGGCGAGTTCTTCGCCAAGGAGACGGAGCGCGAGATGTGCTTCATCGGCGGCGGCGCGGGCATGGCGCCCATGCGCTCCCACATCTTCGACCAGTTCCGCCGGCTGAAGACGAAGCGCAAGGCCACCTTCTGGTACGGGGCGCGCAGCCTTCGCGAAATGTTCTATGTCGAGGACTTCGACTCCATCGCCGCCGAAAACCCCAATTTCACCTGGCACACGGCCCTGTCCGAGCCCATGCCCGAGGACAACTGGACCGGGCTCACGGGGTTCATCCACCAGGTGCTGCACGACGAGTACCTCAGCAAGCACAAGGCCCCCGAGGACATCGAGTACTACCTCTGCGGCCCGCCGATGATGCTCAGCGCCTGCACCAACATGCTCCACAGCCTCGGTGTCGAGGACGACATGATAGCCTACGACGACTTCGGCTGA